One Streptomyces sp. L2 genomic window carries:
- a CDS encoding transglycosylase domain-containing protein, translated as MLRRVDAGDGTGAQSAQSAQSAKPPKSPKDAKAAKPGEEAPAAESTQVLRRIKDTDAPSATPGAQAPAAETTHVLGRVKDASAAAGLASPAAARAARAAAARSTRNTTGTPEHAPGQNPNANRNGNPNANASRNGNPADPAAPAPAPASAGGGKGPKKPKRRKRTGWRRIIPTWRMVLGTFVIGVMLVIGLFFLGYSLVKIPTANALATKQSNVYLYADGSQLARDTRDSQVNRENVGLAEISKDAQHAVLAAEDRDFYTESAVDPKAMLRAGWNTATGKGKQSGSTITQQYVKNYYLGQEQTLTRKAKEFFIAIKLDREKSKDEILEGYLNTSYFGRGAYGIQAAAQAYYGKDAADLDPARAAYLAALVNAPSEYDVIAHPENKAAAVARWNYVLDGMVKKNWLSPSQRAGMKFPMPKEQTLSTNLSGQRGYLVDAVKNYLISNKIVTADELEAGGYRITTTFQKDKQNAFVKAVDDQLMSKLDKKNNQADKYVRAGGASVDPKTGQVVAMYGGIDYVKQYTNGATREDFQVGSTFKPIVLASALQNGSTTQDGQTITPNTYYDGTNKRVVQGWSGTPYGPENEDQQSYGDITVRKATDLSVNAVYAQMAADVGPDKVKQTAVDLGIPADTQDLYPSPSIALGTNTAGVLHMAEAYATLANHGRHGTYTMVKKVTKEGSIVQLPQRTDKQAVSREAADTTTNVLKSVVDNGTATAAQAVGRPAAGKTGTAEEDKAAWFAGYTPDLATVVSVMGQDPVTAQHKSLYHVMGVPRMNGGGPPTQIWAQYTRAALKNKPVTDFDLQLQPGAEQTAPPTSQPPAQPGTAGQDNGGTTGTPSTGGTPSAPTTGGTPPANGGTTGGQDTTGGTTTGQGTTGGTTTGQGDAAGGTTQGNGNGGTTGGPTTGGDTTGGNLPSGGNTDAGNDTAGGQLPTG; from the coding sequence GTGCTTCGGCGGGTCGACGCCGGGGACGGCACGGGCGCGCAGTCCGCGCAGTCCGCGCAGTCCGCGAAGCCCCCGAAGTCCCCGAAGGACGCCAAGGCCGCGAAGCCCGGCGAGGAGGCCCCGGCGGCCGAGTCGACACAGGTGCTGCGGCGGATCAAGGACACGGACGCGCCGTCGGCCACGCCGGGCGCGCAAGCTCCCGCGGCCGAGACCACGCATGTCCTCGGGCGCGTCAAGGACGCCTCAGCCGCCGCCGGCCTCGCGAGTCCCGCCGCCGCGCGCGCGGCCCGCGCGGCCGCGGCCCGGAGCACCCGCAACACCACGGGCACCCCCGAACACGCCCCCGGGCAGAACCCGAACGCGAACCGGAACGGGAACCCGAACGCGAATGCGAGCCGGAACGGGAACCCGGCGGACCCCGCAGCCCCCGCCCCCGCACCCGCCTCCGCCGGCGGCGGCAAGGGGCCCAAGAAGCCCAAGCGGCGCAAGCGCACCGGCTGGCGGCGCATCATCCCCACCTGGCGCATGGTCCTCGGCACCTTCGTCATCGGCGTCATGCTGGTCATCGGCCTGTTCTTCCTCGGCTACTCCCTCGTGAAGATCCCGACCGCCAACGCCCTCGCCACCAAGCAGAGCAACGTCTACCTCTACGCCGACGGCTCCCAGCTCGCCCGCGACACCCGCGACAGCCAGGTCAACCGCGAGAACGTCGGCCTCGCCGAGATCTCCAAGGACGCCCAGCACGCCGTACTGGCCGCCGAGGACCGCGACTTCTACACCGAGTCCGCCGTCGACCCCAAGGCCATGCTCCGCGCCGGCTGGAACACCGCCACCGGCAAGGGCAAGCAGTCCGGCTCGACGATCACCCAGCAGTACGTGAAGAACTACTACCTGGGCCAGGAGCAGACCCTCACCCGCAAGGCCAAGGAATTCTTCATCGCGATCAAGCTCGACCGCGAGAAGTCCAAGGACGAGATCCTCGAGGGCTACCTCAACACCAGCTACTTCGGCCGCGGCGCCTACGGCATCCAGGCCGCCGCCCAGGCCTACTACGGCAAGGACGCCGCCGACCTCGACCCGGCCCGCGCCGCCTACCTCGCGGCCCTCGTCAACGCGCCGAGCGAGTACGACGTCATCGCCCACCCCGAGAACAAGGCCGCCGCCGTCGCCCGCTGGAACTACGTCCTGGACGGCATGGTCAAGAAGAACTGGCTCAGCCCCTCCCAGCGGGCCGGCATGAAGTTCCCCATGCCCAAGGAGCAGACACTCTCCACCAACCTGTCCGGCCAGCGCGGCTACCTCGTCGACGCGGTCAAGAACTACCTGATCAGCAACAAGATCGTCACCGCCGACGAGCTGGAGGCCGGCGGCTACCGCATCACCACCACCTTCCAGAAGGACAAGCAGAACGCCTTCGTCAAGGCGGTCGACGACCAGCTGATGTCCAAGCTGGACAAGAAGAACAACCAGGCCGACAAGTACGTCCGCGCGGGCGGCGCCTCCGTCGACCCCAAGACCGGCCAGGTCGTCGCCATGTACGGCGGCATCGACTACGTGAAGCAGTACACGAACGGCGCGACCCGCGAGGACTTCCAGGTCGGCTCCACCTTCAAGCCGATCGTGCTCGCCTCCGCCCTGCAGAACGGCTCGACCACGCAGGACGGGCAGACGATCACCCCGAACACCTACTACGACGGCACCAACAAGCGCGTGGTCCAGGGCTGGAGCGGTACACCGTACGGCCCTGAGAACGAGGACCAGCAGTCGTACGGCGACATCACCGTCCGCAAGGCCACCGACCTGTCGGTCAACGCGGTGTACGCGCAGATGGCAGCCGACGTCGGCCCCGACAAGGTCAAGCAGACCGCCGTGGACCTCGGCATCCCCGCCGACACCCAGGACCTCTACCCGTCCCCGTCGATCGCGCTCGGCACCAACACCGCCGGCGTCCTGCACATGGCCGAGGCCTACGCCACGCTCGCCAACCACGGCAGGCACGGCACGTACACCATGGTCAAGAAGGTCACCAAGGAGGGCAGCATCGTCCAGCTGCCCCAGCGGACGGACAAGCAGGCCGTCAGCCGCGAGGCCGCCGACACCACCACCAACGTCCTCAAGAGCGTCGTCGACAACGGCACCGCCACCGCCGCCCAGGCCGTCGGCCGCCCCGCCGCGGGCAAGACCGGCACCGCCGAGGAGGACAAGGCCGCCTGGTTCGCGGGCTACACCCCCGACCTCGCGACCGTCGTCTCCGTCATGGGCCAGGACCCGGTGACCGCCCAGCACAAGTCGCTGTACCACGTCATGGGCGTACCCCGGATGAACGGCGGCGGCCCGCCCACCCAGATCTGGGCCCAGTACACCCGCGCCGCGCTCAAGAACAAGCCGGTCACCGACTTCGACCTGCAGCTCCAGCCCGGCGCCGAACAGACCGCGCCGCCCACCTCCCAGCCCCCGGCCCAGCCCGGCACCGCCGGCCAGGACAACGGCGGCACCACCGGCACGCCCTCCACCGGCGGCACGCCCAGCGCCCCCACCACCGGCGGCACCCCGCCGGCGAACGGCGGGACCACCGGAGGCCAGGACACCACCGGCGGCACCACCACGGGCCAGGGCACCACCGGCGGCACCACCACCGGCCAGGGCGACGCCGCGGGCGGCACCACCCAGGGCAACGGCAACGGCGGAACGACCGGCGGCCCCACCACCGGAGGAGACACCACCGGCGGCAACCTGCCCAGCGGCGGCAACACAGACGCCGGCAACGACACCGCCGGAGGCCAGCTGCCCACGGGCTAG
- a CDS encoding multidrug efflux SMR transporter produces the protein MAWVLLVVAGLLEVGWSIGMKYSDGFTRLVPSVLTGAGIVASMVLLSYAARSLPIGTAYGVWVGIGAAGAAVLGMVVLGEPVTAARVFFVCLLLVAVVGLKATSGH, from the coding sequence GTGGCCTGGGTTCTGCTGGTCGTCGCCGGTTTGCTGGAAGTCGGCTGGTCGATAGGGATGAAGTACTCGGACGGGTTCACGCGGCTGGTGCCGAGCGTGCTCACCGGTGCCGGGATCGTCGCGAGCATGGTCCTGCTGTCGTACGCCGCCAGGTCCCTGCCCATCGGTACGGCCTACGGCGTGTGGGTGGGCATCGGCGCGGCCGGAGCGGCGGTGCTCGGCATGGTGGTACTCGGTGAGCCGGTCACCGCCGCCCGCGTGTTCTTCGTGTGCCTGCTGCTGGTCGCCGTGGTCGGTCTGAAGGCGACCTCGGGTCACTAG
- a CDS encoding co-chaperone GroES, which yields MSANRNSTPHHDKLPIRMLHDRVLVRTETGEGERRSGGGILIPATAAVGRRLAWAEVVAVGQNVRTVEPGDRVLFDPEDRAEVEVRGVAYVLMRERDLHAVAADRFEGSEDSTGLYL from the coding sequence GTGAGCGCCAACAGAAACAGCACCCCCCATCACGACAAGCTGCCCATCCGGATGCTGCACGACCGGGTTCTCGTGCGGACGGAGACCGGTGAGGGCGAGCGGAGGTCGGGGGGCGGCATTCTGATTCCCGCGACCGCTGCGGTCGGCCGCCGGCTGGCCTGGGCCGAGGTCGTCGCGGTGGGGCAGAACGTGCGGACGGTGGAGCCCGGTGACCGGGTGTTGTTCGACCCGGAAGACCGGGCGGAGGTCGAGGTGCGCGGTGTGGCGTACGTGCTGATGCGCGAGCGCGATCTGCACGCGGTGGCCGCGGACCGCTTCGAGGGCTCGGAGGACTCCACCGGCCTGTATCTGTAA
- a CDS encoding DUF3618 domain-containing protein: MAETSDTRTPAQIEADIRRRREVLAETLDEIGVRVHPKTIAGDVKAKVVANVDHTVGRAYVQVNRVVSEVRAQFVDEEGAPRMERVVPVALMVVGVVGLLALGSRRRRG, encoded by the coding sequence GTGGCGGAGACGTCGGACACCAGAACACCGGCGCAGATCGAGGCGGACATCAGGCGCCGCCGTGAAGTGCTGGCCGAGACGCTCGACGAGATCGGGGTGCGGGTGCACCCGAAGACGATCGCCGGGGACGTCAAGGCGAAGGTCGTCGCCAATGTCGACCACACGGTTGGGCGCGCGTATGTGCAGGTCAACCGGGTGGTGAGTGAGGTCAGGGCGCAGTTCGTGGACGAGGAGGGCGCGCCGAGGATGGAGCGGGTCGTGCCGGTCGCGCTCATGGTCGTGGGCGTGGTGGGTCTGCTCGCCCTGGGGTCCCGGCGGCGCAGGGGCTGA
- the bcp gene encoding thioredoxin-dependent thiol peroxidase, whose protein sequence is MSERLQPGDVAPAFTLPDADGNEVSLSDHKGRKVIVYFYPAALTPGCTKQACDFTDNLQLLASAGYDVIGISPDAPEKLAKFRDKESLRITLLADPEKTVTESYGAYGEKKNYGKTYLGVIRSTIIVDEEGKISHALYNVRATGHVAKLIKDLGI, encoded by the coding sequence ATGAGCGAGCGACTCCAGCCCGGGGACGTGGCCCCGGCCTTCACCCTCCCCGACGCCGACGGCAACGAGGTGTCCCTGTCGGACCACAAGGGCCGCAAGGTCATCGTCTACTTCTACCCCGCGGCCCTCACCCCGGGCTGCACCAAGCAGGCCTGCGACTTCACCGACAACCTCCAGCTCCTGGCCTCCGCCGGCTACGACGTCATCGGCATCTCCCCGGACGCCCCTGAGAAACTGGCGAAGTTCCGCGACAAGGAATCCCTCCGCATCACCCTCCTCGCCGATCCCGAGAAGACGGTCACCGAGTCCTACGGCGCCTACGGCGAGAAGAAGAACTACGGCAAGACCTACCTCGGCGTCATCCGCTCCACGATCATCGTCGACGAGGAGGGCAAGATCTCCCACGCCCTCTACAACGTCCGAGCAACCGGCCACGTAGCCAAACTGATCAAGGACTTGGGGATCTGA
- the rdgB gene encoding RdgB/HAM1 family non-canonical purine NTP pyrophosphatase, with protein MTRLILATRNAGKITELRAILADAGLPHELIGADAFPDIPDVKETGVTFAENALLKAHALAQATGLPAVADDSGLCVDVLNGAPGIFSARWAGRHGDDKANLDLLLAQLSDIADLHRAAHFACAAALALPDGTERVVEGRLRGTLRHAPTGTNGFGYDPILQPDGEMRTCAELTPEEKNAISHRGKAFRALVPAVRELLG; from the coding sequence ATGACGCGTTTGATCCTCGCCACCCGCAACGCCGGAAAGATCACCGAGCTGAGGGCCATCCTCGCCGACGCAGGCCTGCCGCACGAGCTGATCGGCGCCGACGCCTTCCCCGACATCCCCGACGTCAAGGAAACCGGCGTCACGTTCGCCGAGAACGCGCTGCTCAAGGCCCACGCCCTCGCCCAGGCGACCGGCCTGCCCGCGGTCGCGGACGACTCCGGCCTCTGCGTGGACGTCCTGAACGGCGCCCCCGGCATCTTCTCCGCCCGCTGGGCCGGCCGGCACGGCGACGACAAGGCCAACCTCGACCTGCTCCTCGCCCAGCTCTCCGACATCGCCGACCTCCACCGCGCGGCCCACTTCGCCTGCGCGGCGGCCCTCGCCCTCCCGGACGGCACGGAACGCGTCGTCGAGGGCCGGCTCCGCGGCACCCTCCGCCACGCCCCCACCGGCACGAACGGCTTCGGCTACGACCCGATCCTCCAGCCCGACGGCGAGATGCGCACCTGCGCGGAACTGACCCCGGAGGAAAAGAACGCGATCAGCCACCGCGGCAAGGCCTTCCGAGCCCTGGTACCAGCGGTGCGGGAACTGCTGGGCTGA
- a CDS encoding MFS transporter, protein MSAAEAATGRTITTDIPARLDRLPWSRWHWTIVIGLGTVWILDGLEVTVVGNIASRLSEPGSGLSISSGQVTGIAAALYVAGACIGALFWGRLTDRFGRKKLFMITLAAYLAATALTAISWTAWWFFLFRFLTGFGIGGEYAAINSAIDELIPANYRGRVDLIINGSFWLGAVGGSLLSIVALNTDLLAENLGWRLTFALGAVLASVILLVRRHVPESPRWLLIHGRDREAEEIVTDIERQVEEAKGERLPAPEGELEIHQRHSISFMEIASTIFRTYPKRAVLGFSLFIGQAFLYNAITFGFGAILTKFFDVPSDHTGYYFAVIAIGNFCGPLLLGRLFDTVGRRVMISSTYLLSGVLLFITAWLFGQGTLNATTMTACWCAVLFFASAGASSAYLTVSEIFPMETRAMSIAFFYALGTAAGGISGPLLFADLTSTGKTGDTVLAFSIGAALMCAAGLVAAALAVKAERRSLEDIARPLTAAAGKAKAATKAARPGTRSGGPTAPPAGSTP, encoded by the coding sequence ATGAGCGCTGCCGAGGCCGCGACCGGCCGGACCATCACCACGGACATCCCCGCCAGACTCGACCGACTGCCCTGGTCCCGCTGGCACTGGACGATCGTCATCGGGCTGGGCACCGTATGGATCCTGGACGGCCTGGAGGTCACGGTCGTCGGGAACATCGCCAGCCGGCTGTCCGAGCCCGGCAGCGGGCTGTCCATCTCCTCCGGCCAGGTCACCGGCATCGCCGCCGCGCTCTACGTCGCCGGCGCCTGCATCGGCGCCCTCTTCTGGGGGCGCCTCACCGACCGGTTCGGCCGCAAGAAGCTGTTCATGATCACCCTGGCGGCGTACCTCGCGGCGACCGCGCTCACCGCGATCTCGTGGACGGCCTGGTGGTTCTTCCTGTTCCGGTTCCTCACCGGCTTCGGCATCGGCGGCGAGTACGCGGCGATCAACTCCGCGATCGACGAACTGATCCCGGCGAACTACCGCGGCCGGGTCGACCTCATCATCAACGGCAGCTTCTGGCTCGGCGCCGTCGGCGGCTCCCTGCTCTCCATCGTCGCCCTCAACACCGACCTGCTCGCCGAGAACCTCGGCTGGCGCCTGACGTTCGCCCTCGGCGCCGTCCTCGCCTCCGTCATCCTCCTCGTACGACGCCATGTGCCCGAGAGCCCACGGTGGCTGCTGATCCACGGCAGGGACCGGGAGGCCGAGGAGATCGTCACCGACATCGAACGCCAGGTCGAGGAGGCGAAGGGGGAACGGCTGCCCGCGCCCGAGGGCGAACTGGAGATCCACCAGCGCCACAGCATCAGCTTCATGGAGATCGCGAGCACGATCTTCCGCACCTACCCCAAGCGCGCCGTCCTCGGCTTCTCCCTCTTCATCGGCCAGGCCTTCCTCTACAACGCCATCACCTTCGGCTTCGGCGCCATCCTCACCAAGTTCTTCGACGTGCCCTCCGACCACACCGGCTACTACTTCGCCGTCATCGCCATCGGCAACTTCTGCGGCCCCCTGCTGCTCGGGCGCCTCTTCGACACGGTCGGCCGCCGCGTGATGATCTCCTCGACCTACCTGCTGTCGGGCGTCCTGCTCTTCATCACCGCCTGGCTGTTCGGCCAGGGCACGCTCAACGCCACCACCATGACCGCCTGCTGGTGCGCCGTCCTGTTCTTCGCGTCCGCCGGCGCCTCCAGCGCCTACCTCACGGTCTCCGAGATCTTCCCGATGGAGACCAGGGCCATGTCCATCGCCTTCTTCTACGCCCTCGGCACCGCCGCCGGCGGCATCAGCGGCCCTCTGCTCTTCGCCGACCTCACCAGCACCGGCAAGACCGGCGACACCGTCCTCGCCTTCTCCATCGGCGCGGCCCTCATGTGCGCGGCCGGGCTGGTCGCGGCGGCCCTCGCGGTCAAGGCCGAACGCCGCTCCCTGGAGGACATCGCCCGCCCCCTCACGGCGGCGGCCGGCAAGGCGAAGGCCGCGACCAAGGCCGCCCGCCCCGGCACCAGGTCCGGCGGCCCCACGGCACCCCCGGCCGGCAGCACGCCGTGA
- a CDS encoding DUF445 domain-containing protein encodes MTAFTPADEERRRGVRRMKLTATGMLLFVAVVYVLATWASHSGAGPWAGYVAAAAEAGMVGALADWFAVTALFRHPLGLPIPHTAIIPTKKDALGVSLGEFVGENFLSQDVVRQRLRAVGIGSRLGAWLAEPEHADRVTAELATALRGALTVLRDSDVQAVVGEAITRRADAQEIAPGIGKLLDRIVADGGHRRVVDLVVARAHDWLVLHQDNVMDAVQGGAPGWTPRFVDKRVGERVYKELLRFVTEMRDMPSHPARGALDRFLTDFAADLQSDTDTRARVERLKREVLGRGEVQDLIASAWTAVRSMIVAAADDERSELRLRVRAALLSLGARMATEPKVQEKVDSWVEGAAVHVVGTYRKEITSLITDTVAGWDAEHTTRKIEAHIGRDLQFIRINGTVVGSLAGLVIYALSRVVGA; translated from the coding sequence ATGACCGCCTTCACCCCCGCCGACGAGGAGCGCCGGCGCGGCGTGCGCCGGATGAAGCTCACCGCGACCGGCATGCTGCTCTTCGTCGCCGTGGTCTACGTCCTCGCCACCTGGGCCTCCCACTCCGGCGCCGGACCCTGGGCCGGCTACGTGGCCGCCGCCGCCGAGGCCGGCATGGTCGGCGCCCTCGCCGACTGGTTCGCCGTCACCGCCCTCTTCCGCCACCCCCTCGGCCTGCCCATCCCCCACACCGCGATCATCCCCACCAAGAAGGACGCTCTCGGCGTCTCCCTCGGCGAGTTCGTCGGCGAGAACTTCCTGTCCCAGGACGTCGTACGGCAGCGGCTGCGCGCCGTCGGCATCGGCAGCCGGCTCGGCGCCTGGCTCGCCGAGCCCGAGCACGCCGACCGGGTCACCGCCGAACTCGCCACCGCGCTGCGCGGCGCCCTGACCGTGCTGCGCGACTCCGACGTACAGGCCGTCGTCGGCGAGGCGATCACCCGGCGGGCCGACGCGCAGGAGATCGCCCCCGGCATCGGCAAGCTGCTGGACCGGATCGTCGCCGACGGCGGGCACCGGCGGGTCGTCGACCTCGTCGTGGCCCGCGCCCACGACTGGCTCGTGCTGCACCAGGACAACGTGATGGACGCCGTGCAGGGCGGCGCCCCCGGCTGGACCCCGCGCTTCGTCGACAAGAGGGTCGGCGAACGCGTCTACAAGGAACTGCTCCGCTTCGTCACCGAGATGCGCGACATGCCCTCGCACCCCGCGCGCGGCGCCCTGGACCGCTTCCTCACCGACTTCGCCGCCGACCTCCAGTCCGACACCGACACCCGCGCGCGCGTCGAACGGCTCAAGCGGGAGGTGCTGGGGCGCGGCGAGGTGCAGGACCTGATCGCGTCCGCCTGGACCGCCGTGCGATCCATGATCGTCGCGGCGGCGGACGACGAGCGCAGTGAGCTACGGCTGCGGGTGCGGGCCGCGCTGCTGTCGCTGGGCGCGCGGATGGCGACCGAGCCGAAGGTGCAGGAGAAGGTCGACAGCTGGGTCGAGGGCGCCGCCGTGCACGTCGTCGGCACCTACCGCAAGGAGATCACCTCCCTCATCACCGACACCGTGGCCGGCTGGGACGCCGAGCACACCACCCGCAAGATCGAGGCTCACATCGGCCGGGACCTGCAGTTCATCCGGATCAACGGCACGGTCGTCGGCTCGCTGGCCGGACTGGTGATCTACGCCCTCTCCCGGGTGGTCGGCGCGTGA
- a CDS encoding SGNH/GDSL hydrolase family protein: MAATKHHVVLSALVALVVALSAGIYVVASAGGGAAGGTVDDARPHRGANVAPVSTGTWLGSWAASPVGGEPGTETAGLAGRSVRNVVHASTAGTSARVTLSNLYGQAPLTITHASIALSAGDGTAAADARTMRRLTFNGATSVVIPAGREIVTDAVRLTVPHGADVLVTTFSPTPSGPVTYHPYARQMSYVAQGDRTEDATGTPYTEQTPYWRYLTALDVLSNEANGTVVVFGDSITDGITSTVDANHRWTDILTDRLHTALESGVQLPRYGIVNEGISGNQILADGLGRPAENQSGLGRFGRDVLSRTNVKAVVVDLGINDILRDPRLADPNKITEGLRTLVREAHARGLRVVGATLMPFKGHRGWTPAREAVRQQVNAQIRAGRVFDGVVDFDKALRDPYDPSRLRADYDSGDHLHPSDLGYQKMGDVFDLRALKGAAGQAEL; this comes from the coding sequence GTGGCCGCCACGAAACACCATGTCGTACTCAGCGCGCTCGTCGCCCTGGTCGTAGCCCTGTCGGCGGGCATCTACGTCGTCGCGTCGGCCGGCGGGGGAGCCGCCGGCGGCACCGTGGACGATGCCCGCCCGCACCGGGGCGCGAACGTCGCCCCGGTGTCCACCGGCACCTGGCTCGGTTCCTGGGCGGCGTCCCCCGTCGGCGGCGAACCCGGTACCGAGACGGCCGGCCTGGCGGGCCGCTCCGTGCGCAACGTCGTTCACGCGAGCACGGCGGGGACGAGCGCCCGTGTCACCCTGTCCAACCTGTACGGTCAGGCGCCGCTGACGATCACGCACGCCTCGATCGCCCTCTCCGCGGGGGACGGCACGGCGGCGGCCGACGCGCGTACGATGCGCCGGCTCACCTTCAACGGCGCGACGAGCGTGGTGATACCGGCCGGCCGGGAGATCGTCACCGACGCCGTACGCCTCACCGTCCCGCACGGCGCGGACGTCCTGGTCACCACCTTCTCGCCGACCCCGTCCGGACCGGTCACCTATCATCCGTACGCGCGGCAGATGTCGTACGTCGCCCAGGGCGACCGCACCGAGGACGCGACGGGAACGCCGTACACCGAACAGACGCCGTACTGGCGGTATCTGACGGCGCTGGACGTGCTCAGCAACGAGGCGAACGGCACGGTCGTCGTGTTCGGCGACTCCATCACGGACGGCATCACCTCCACCGTGGACGCCAACCACCGTTGGACCGACATCCTGACGGACCGGCTGCACACGGCGCTGGAGAGCGGCGTCCAACTGCCCCGCTACGGCATCGTCAACGAGGGCATCAGCGGCAACCAGATCCTCGCCGACGGCCTCGGCCGGCCCGCCGAGAACCAGAGCGGCCTCGGCCGCTTCGGCCGCGACGTCCTCTCGCGCACGAACGTCAAGGCCGTCGTCGTCGACCTCGGCATCAACGACATCCTGCGCGACCCCAGGCTCGCCGACCCCAACAAGATCACCGAGGGCCTGCGCACCCTGGTCCGCGAGGCCCACGCCCGCGGCCTGCGGGTCGTCGGCGCCACCCTGATGCCGTTCAAGGGCCACCGGGGCTGGACCCCGGCCCGGGAGGCGGTACGGCAGCAGGTCAACGCGCAGATCAGGGCGGGCCGGGTGTTCGACGGCGTCGTCGACTTCGACAAGGCCCTCAGGGACCCGTACGACCCGAGCCGCCTGCGCGCCGACTACGACTCCGGCGACCACCTCCACCCCAGCGACCTGGGCTACCAGAAGATGGGCGACGTCTTCGACCTGCGCGCGCTGAAGGGGGCGGCGGGACAGGCAGAGTTGTAG
- a CDS encoding MBL fold metallo-hydrolase encodes MDNENSPSGSAQRIMLGDVEVIRLVEWQAPYVPARGLVPESTDEVWTDNADWLAPDHWAPDGGEAVVALQTWVLHSNGRTVLVDTSVGNGRERPGSPRFHHWHGDFLGLLARAGISPQDVDVVVNTHVHGDHVGWNTRDVDGHWVPTFPNARYLIPAADDFHYGPDNAYGSGVRVDDRLIYQDSIAPVHRSGQAVLWDGAHRIDEHLTLESAPGHTPGSSVLRLESAGDRAVFVGDLVHSPVQILQPCWNSCFCLDPAQAAASRRRILERAATDRELVVPAHFGGAGAVEVRKEGEGFALGAWAAYGAGAGTGSDTDSDTGTVVRGGRS; translated from the coding sequence ATGGACAACGAGAACTCCCCGAGCGGGAGCGCACAGCGCATCATGCTGGGGGACGTCGAGGTCATCCGGCTCGTCGAGTGGCAGGCGCCGTACGTTCCGGCGCGCGGCCTCGTCCCCGAGTCGACCGACGAGGTCTGGACGGACAACGCGGACTGGCTGGCGCCGGACCACTGGGCCCCGGACGGCGGCGAGGCCGTGGTCGCGCTGCAGACCTGGGTTTTGCACAGCAACGGGCGGACGGTCCTGGTCGACACCTCGGTCGGCAATGGGCGCGAGCGGCCCGGCTCGCCGCGGTTCCACCACTGGCACGGCGACTTCCTCGGTCTGCTCGCACGGGCCGGCATCTCCCCGCAGGATGTCGACGTCGTCGTGAACACCCACGTCCACGGCGATCACGTCGGCTGGAACACCCGGGATGTCGACGGGCACTGGGTGCCGACGTTCCCCAACGCCCGATACCTCATTCCGGCTGCCGACGACTTCCACTACGGGCCGGACAACGCGTACGGGAGCGGCGTCCGCGTGGACGACCGGCTGATCTACCAGGACAGCATCGCGCCGGTCCACCGGTCCGGCCAGGCCGTGCTGTGGGACGGCGCCCACCGTATCGACGAACACCTCACCCTGGAGTCGGCACCCGGCCACACACCGGGATCCAGCGTGCTCCGGCTCGAATCGGCGGGCGACCGTGCCGTGTTCGTCGGTGATCTGGTGCACAGCCCCGTACAGATCCTCCAGCCCTGCTGGAACAGCTGCTTCTGTCTCGACCCGGCACAGGCCGCGGCGAGCCGTCGCAGGATTCTCGAACGGGCCGCCACCGACCGCGAACTGGTCGTCCCCGCGCACTTCGGCGGGGCGGGCGCGGTGGAGGTCCGGAAGGAGGGCGAGGGGTTCGCCCTCGGGGCGTGGGCGGCGTACGGCGCGGGTGCCGGCACCGGCAGCGACACCGACAGCGACACCGGCACTGTCGTCCGGGGAGGGCGTTCCTGA